In Hoplias malabaricus isolate fHopMal1 chromosome 6, fHopMal1.hap1, whole genome shotgun sequence, a single window of DNA contains:
- the LOC136699821 gene encoding CD209 antigen-like isoform X2, with protein MENIYQNPDFQLSKIPRNEECPSSADVGDHTGTPVRKRSPLGFTESLKHVLTALSLLLLCALVGLCAVGVLYFYKSVSFEALNEDYSRAVERLSMQEQNASETETKYGELKVEHRRAQEVITRCSETERTFEDLKAEHLRAQERVSHCNETERKYGELKVEHSSAQERVSQCSETERTFEDLKAEHLRAQERVSHCNETERKYGELKVEHSGAQERVSQCSETERKYEELKVEHRRAQDRVSQCSDTERKFEELKVEHRRAQERISQCSGTERKYEELKVEHRRAQDRVSQCSDTERKYEELKVEHRRAQERNSRCSETEKKYEDLKVQHLRTQEMFSKCSGCQKCAQCGEGWTFFGVSCYYFSSDELNWRESRNYCTGKGGNLVVITSKEEHDFLSSRIGETHWIGLNDLDTEGQWMWVNNRPLSETRTEFWLKRKNKPNEPDNWKSEDSSGENCGALGDENGYTHTWFDASCKKLKKYICEK; from the exons ATGGAGAACATCTATCAAAATCCAGATTTTCAGCTCTCTAAAATTCCCAGAAATGAAGAATGTCCTAGTTCAGCAG ATGTTGGGGACCACACTGGCACGCCAGTGAGAAAGAGGAGTCCTCTTGGCTTTACAGAAAGTCTGAAGCATGTTttgactgctctctctctccttctgctcTGTGCTTTGGTGGGTCTCTgtgctgtgggggtcctgt ATTTTTATAAAAGCGTCTCTTTTGAAGCACTAAATGAGGATTATTCCAGAGCTGTAGAGAGACTCTCCATGCAGGAACAAAATGCCAGTG AAACAGAAACGAAATATGGAGAGCTGAAGGTTGAACATCGCAGGGCTCAAGAAGTGATCACTCGGTGCAGTG aAACAGAAAGGACATTTGAAGACCTGAAGGCAGAGCATCTTAGAGCACAAGAACGTGTCTCTCATTGCAACG AAACAGAAAGGAAGTATGGAGAGCTGAAGGTTGAGCATAGCAGCGCTCAAGAACGTGTCTCTCAGTGCAGTG aAACAGAAAGGACATTTGAAGACCTGAAGGCAGAGCATCTTAGAGCACAAGAACGTGTCTCTCATTGCAACG AAACAGAAAGGAAGTATGGAGAGCTGAAGGTTGAGCATAGCGGCGCTCAAGAACGTGTCTCTCAGTGCAGTG AAACAGAAAGGAAGTATGAAGAGCTGAAGGTCGAGCATCGCAGAGCTCAGGATCGTGTCTCTCAGTGCAGTG ACACAGAAAGGAAATTTGAAGAACTGAAGGTCGAACATCGCAGGGCTCAAGAACGTATCTCTCAGTGCAGTG GAACAGAAAGGAAGTATGAAGAGCTGAAGGTCGAGCATCGCAGAGCTCAGGATCGTGTCTCTCAGTGCAGTG ACACAGAAAGGAAGTATGAAGAACTGAAGGTCGAACATCGCAGGGCTCAAGAACGTAACTCTCGGTGCAGTG AAACAGAAAAGAAGTATGAAGATCTGAAGGTCCAGCATCTCAGGACTCAAGAAATGTTCTCTAAATGCAGTG GATGTCAGAAATGTGCACAGTGTGGAGAAGGATGGACATTTTTTGGTGTAAGTTGTTACTACTTCTCCAGTGATGAACTGAACTGGAGGGAGAGTCGAAATTACTGCACTGGGAAAGGAGGCAATCTGGTTGTAATCACCAGCAAAGAGGAACAT GATTTTCTTTCTTCACGCATCGGTGAGACTCACTGGATTGGGCTGAATGATTTGGACACGGAGGGACAGTGGATGTGGGTGAACAACCGACCGCTCTCTGAAACAAGAACAGA GTTCTGGTTAAAGCGAAAGAATAAACCTAATGAACCTGATAACTGGAAATCTGAGGATTCTTCAGGAGAGAACTGTGGAGCTCTGGGGGATGAAAAtggatatacacacacatggttTGATGCTTCATGCAagaaactaaaaaaatacaTCTGTGAAAAATAA
- the LOC136699821 gene encoding C-type lectin domain family 4 member M-like isoform X1, whose amino-acid sequence MENIYQNPDFQLSKIPRNEECPSSADVGDHTGTPVRKRSPLGFTESLKHVLTALSLLLLCALVGLCAVGVLYFYKSVSFEALNEDYSRAVERLSMQEQNASETETKYGELKVEHRRAQEVITRCSETERTFEDLKAEHLRAQERVSHCNETERKYGELKVEHSSAQERVSQCSETERTFEDLKAEHLRAQERVSHCNETERKYGELKVEHSGAQERVSQCSETERTFEDLKAEHLRAQERVSHCNETERKYGELKVEHSSTQERVSQCSETERKYEELKVEHRRAQDRVSQCSDTERKFEELKVEHRRAQERISQCSGTERKYEELKVEHRRAQDRVSQCSDTERKYEELKVEHRRAQERNSRCSETEKKYEDLKVQHLRTQEMFSKCSGCQKCAQCGEGWTFFGVSCYYFSSDELNWRESRNYCTGKGGNLVVITSKEEHDFLSSRIGETHWIGLNDLDTEGQWMWVNNRPLSETRTEFWLKRKNKPNEPDNWKSEDSSGENCGALGDENGYTHTWFDASCKKLKKYICEK is encoded by the exons ATGGAGAACATCTATCAAAATCCAGATTTTCAGCTCTCTAAAATTCCCAGAAATGAAGAATGTCCTAGTTCAGCAG ATGTTGGGGACCACACTGGCACGCCAGTGAGAAAGAGGAGTCCTCTTGGCTTTACAGAAAGTCTGAAGCATGTTttgactgctctctctctccttctgctcTGTGCTTTGGTGGGTCTCTgtgctgtgggggtcctgt ATTTTTATAAAAGCGTCTCTTTTGAAGCACTAAATGAGGATTATTCCAGAGCTGTAGAGAGACTCTCCATGCAGGAACAAAATGCCAGTG AAACAGAAACGAAATATGGAGAGCTGAAGGTTGAACATCGCAGGGCTCAAGAAGTGATCACTCGGTGCAGTG aAACAGAAAGGACATTTGAAGACCTGAAGGCAGAGCATCTTAGAGCACAAGAACGTGTCTCTCATTGCAACG AAACAGAAAGGAAGTATGGAGAGCTGAAGGTTGAGCATAGCAGCGCTCAAGAACGTGTCTCTCAGTGCAGTG aAACAGAAAGGACATTTGAAGACCTGAAGGCAGAGCATCTTAGAGCACAAGAACGTGTCTCTCATTGCAACG AAACAGAAAGGAAGTATGGAGAGCTGAAGGTTGAGCATAGCGGCGCTCAAGAACGTGTCTCTCAGTGCAGTG aAACAGAAAGGACATTTGAAGACCTGAAGGCAGAGCATCTTAGAGCACAAGAACGTGTCTCTCATTGCAACG AAACAGAAAGGAAGTATGGAGAGCTGAAGGTTGAGCATAGCAGCACTCAAGAACGTGTCTCTCAGTGCAGTG AAACAGAAAGGAAGTATGAAGAGCTGAAGGTCGAGCATCGCAGAGCTCAGGATCGTGTCTCTCAGTGCAGTG ACACAGAAAGGAAATTTGAAGAACTGAAGGTCGAACATCGCAGGGCTCAAGAACGTATCTCTCAGTGCAGTG GAACAGAAAGGAAGTATGAAGAGCTGAAGGTCGAGCATCGCAGAGCTCAGGATCGTGTCTCTCAGTGCAGTG ACACAGAAAGGAAGTATGAAGAACTGAAGGTCGAACATCGCAGGGCTCAAGAACGTAACTCTCGGTGCAGTG AAACAGAAAAGAAGTATGAAGATCTGAAGGTCCAGCATCTCAGGACTCAAGAAATGTTCTCTAAATGCAGTG GATGTCAGAAATGTGCACAGTGTGGAGAAGGATGGACATTTTTTGGTGTAAGTTGTTACTACTTCTCCAGTGATGAACTGAACTGGAGGGAGAGTCGAAATTACTGCACTGGGAAAGGAGGCAATCTGGTTGTAATCACCAGCAAAGAGGAACAT GATTTTCTTTCTTCACGCATCGGTGAGACTCACTGGATTGGGCTGAATGATTTGGACACGGAGGGACAGTGGATGTGGGTGAACAACCGACCGCTCTCTGAAACAAGAACAGA GTTCTGGTTAAAGCGAAAGAATAAACCTAATGAACCTGATAACTGGAAATCTGAGGATTCTTCAGGAGAGAACTGTGGAGCTCTGGGGGATGAAAAtggatatacacacacatggttTGATGCTTCATGCAagaaactaaaaaaatacaTCTGTGAAAAATAA